The Caulifigura coniformis genome includes a region encoding these proteins:
- a CDS encoding Gfo/Idh/MocA family protein: MSEKSSRRAWMAGVGGATAAATFGAPLLQLNGADAAPGRTVTVGVMGLNRGLALAKVFGKTPGVVLKYVAETDAERGEAGKAAIEKATEQTPTVVKDFRKILDDKDVDAIIVAAPNHWHAPATILGCAAGKHVYVEKPCSHNPWEGETMVEAARKHQRVVQMGNQRRSAESFQKAIQMLKEGAIGRVYLSRSWYDNARGTIKTGVKVDPPAGLDWDLWQGPAPRTAYYDNRTPYNWHWFWNWGNGELGNNGVHSIDISRWGMGVDYPVRVTSAGGRYAFKDDQETPDTNVVTFEFEGDRAIVWDGKSCNKHASEAFVAFYGTEGTMTLTEGGGFKLYDAKDKLVKEEAGKWDLGLHISNFVDAIRNGDPQRLNSEILEGHKSTMLCHLGNIAYRMGRTMNCRPSDGHIIADDKAMGLWKRSYEPGWEPKV; this comes from the coding sequence ATGTCCGAGAAGTCCTCACGCCGCGCCTGGATGGCCGGTGTCGGCGGCGCCACCGCCGCCGCCACGTTTGGCGCTCCCCTGTTGCAACTGAACGGCGCCGACGCGGCTCCGGGACGGACCGTGACCGTTGGGGTGATGGGACTCAACCGCGGACTGGCGCTGGCCAAGGTGTTCGGGAAGACTCCGGGTGTGGTGCTCAAGTACGTCGCCGAGACCGATGCCGAGCGCGGCGAAGCGGGCAAGGCGGCGATCGAAAAGGCGACGGAACAGACGCCCACTGTGGTGAAGGACTTCCGCAAGATCCTGGATGACAAGGACGTCGACGCGATCATTGTCGCCGCACCGAATCACTGGCACGCTCCGGCCACGATTCTGGGATGTGCGGCTGGCAAGCATGTGTACGTTGAAAAGCCGTGCAGCCATAACCCCTGGGAAGGGGAGACGATGGTAGAGGCGGCGCGGAAGCATCAACGGGTGGTCCAGATGGGGAACCAGCGCCGCAGCGCCGAATCGTTCCAGAAGGCGATTCAGATGCTGAAGGAAGGCGCGATCGGCCGGGTCTACCTGTCGCGTTCGTGGTACGACAATGCCCGCGGGACGATCAAGACGGGCGTGAAGGTCGATCCGCCGGCAGGACTGGACTGGGATCTGTGGCAGGGCCCGGCGCCGCGCACGGCCTACTACGACAATCGGACGCCCTATAACTGGCACTGGTTCTGGAACTGGGGCAACGGGGAACTGGGCAACAACGGCGTCCACTCGATCGACATTTCCCGGTGGGGGATGGGAGTGGATTATCCGGTGCGGGTCACTTCGGCCGGCGGCCGTTATGCCTTCAAGGACGATCAGGAGACGCCCGACACGAACGTGGTGACCTTCGAATTCGAAGGGGATCGGGCGATCGTGTGGGACGGCAAGAGCTGCAACAAGCACGCCAGCGAAGCGTTCGTGGCGTTCTATGGCACGGAAGGAACGATGACGCTCACCGAAGGGGGCGGATTCAAGCTGTACGACGCCAAGGACAAACTGGTGAAGGAAGAGGCAGGCAAGTGGGACCTGGGCCTCCACATCAGTAATTTCGTGGATGCGATCCGCAACGGCGATCCCCAGCGCCTGAACTCAGAGATCCTGGAAGGCCACAAGAGCACCATGCTCTGCCACCTGGGCAACATCGCATACCGCATGGGCCGCACGATGAACTGCCGTCCTTCGGACGGGCACATCATTGCCGACGACAAGGCGATGGGGCTGTGGAAGCGGAGCTATGAACCGGGGTGGGAACCGAAGGTCTGA
- a CDS encoding HNH endonuclease has protein sequence MIVRSFKKDAMVSPVLNRPTLVLNRNWQPVGVATVSRSLTLVWNDTARVVDPHDFRQYSWADWSRMAPGGDEPFIQAVSQRLRVPEVIVLRHYDRVHTSVVTFSRRNIYKRDRYTCQYCFAQPGSEELTIDHVLPRAQGGGSSWENCVLACVSCNKRKANRTPEQAHMPLARKPARPAWKPMYAWHAVRIESWSKFVSEAYWNVELDE, from the coding sequence ATGATCGTTCGTTCCTTCAAGAAGGATGCGATGGTCTCCCCGGTTCTCAATCGTCCGACTCTCGTCCTTAACCGGAACTGGCAACCGGTTGGAGTGGCGACGGTCTCTCGTTCTTTGACGCTGGTGTGGAACGACACGGCCCGCGTCGTCGATCCGCACGATTTCCGGCAGTATTCCTGGGCTGACTGGTCACGGATGGCGCCCGGCGGGGATGAACCATTCATCCAGGCCGTGTCCCAGCGGCTGCGCGTACCCGAGGTGATTGTGCTCAGGCACTATGACCGCGTGCACACGAGCGTGGTCACATTCAGCCGGCGCAACATTTATAAGCGCGATCGCTACACCTGCCAGTACTGCTTCGCCCAGCCCGGTTCCGAAGAACTCACGATCGATCACGTCCTCCCGCGTGCGCAGGGGGGGGGGTCGTCCTGGGAAAACTGCGTGCTGGCTTGCGTGTCATGCAACAAGCGCAAGGCCAACCGCACTCCGGAGCAGGCGCACATGCCGCTGGCGCGCAAGCCCGCGCGTCCCGCCTGGAAGCCGATGTACGCCTGGCATGCCGTGCGCATCGAAAGCTGGTCCAAGTTCGTCAGCGAGGCGTACTGGAACGTCGAGTTGGATGAATAA
- the pyrH gene encoding UMP kinase produces the protein MPSSSSSLPYRRVVLKLSGESFCRSREGGISMAEVEATSKQIKTIVDQGVELAIVCGGGNILRGKQFAAVSEAIKTPTAHYMGMLATCINGLALQDALENAQVPTRLQTAIRMENVAEPFIRRRCLRHLEKKRVVILAAGTGSPFVTTDTAAALRARELEADVVLKATRVDGIYSEDPERNPHAVRYSEISYKDVLQKGLQVMDAQAVHHCMEAKIPILVFNFQREGNMLRAVMGEKVGTLVHAAAAGI, from the coding sequence ATGCCGAGTTCCAGTTCCTCCCTTCCTTACCGACGCGTCGTCCTCAAGCTCAGCGGCGAGAGCTTCTGCCGCAGCCGGGAAGGGGGCATCTCGATGGCCGAAGTTGAGGCCACCTCGAAACAGATCAAGACCATCGTCGATCAGGGCGTCGAACTGGCCATCGTCTGCGGCGGCGGGAATATCCTCCGCGGCAAGCAGTTCGCCGCGGTCAGCGAAGCAATCAAGACGCCAACCGCCCACTACATGGGAATGCTCGCGACCTGCATCAACGGACTCGCCCTCCAGGACGCCCTCGAGAACGCACAGGTCCCGACGCGGCTCCAGACGGCGATTCGCATGGAGAATGTCGCCGAACCGTTCATCCGCCGTCGCTGCCTCCGGCACCTGGAAAAGAAGCGCGTGGTGATCCTCGCCGCCGGCACCGGCAGCCCCTTTGTGACGACCGACACCGCGGCGGCTCTCCGCGCCCGCGAGCTGGAAGCCGACGTCGTCCTGAAGGCGACCCGCGTTGACGGCATTTATTCCGAGGATCCCGAGCGCAATCCCCACGCAGTTCGCTACTCGGAAATCTCCTACAAGGACGTCCTTCAGAAGGGCCTGCAGGTGATGGACGCCCAGGCCGTGCATCACTGCATGGAAGCGAAGATCCCGATCCTCGTCTTCAACTTCCAGCGCGAGGGAAACATGCTCCGGGCTGTCATGGGAGAGAAGGTCGGCACTCTTGTTCACGCGGCCGCGGCCGGAATCTGA
- a CDS encoding HdeD family acid-resistance protein has translation MLDIISSGWWMLLIRGLGAIAFGLLALMWPGLTLFVLVLLFAAHAVVDGVMAIALGWQLRKRPGEAPWLLIILMGLVSVAAGIAAFTWPGLTAVVLLYMMAGWAIARGVFEVIAAVHLRKVIENEWFLVLAGVLSVLFGVSLIAWPAAGLMSLMWLVGSFSIAFGILQCVLAFRLKAVGREIRSAGGAKDAGQ, from the coding sequence ATGTTGGACATCATTTCCAGCGGCTGGTGGATGTTGCTGATCCGGGGTCTGGGGGCAATCGCCTTCGGACTCCTCGCATTGATGTGGCCAGGTCTCACGCTGTTCGTGCTGGTGTTGCTGTTTGCGGCCCACGCAGTCGTCGACGGCGTCATGGCAATTGCCCTCGGCTGGCAATTGCGCAAGCGACCCGGGGAAGCACCGTGGCTGTTGATCATCCTGATGGGATTGGTGAGCGTTGCTGCCGGAATCGCGGCGTTCACCTGGCCCGGACTGACGGCCGTTGTCCTGCTGTACATGATGGCGGGGTGGGCCATCGCGAGGGGCGTGTTCGAAGTGATTGCCGCCGTTCACCTGCGAAAGGTGATCGAGAACGAATGGTTCCTTGTCCTGGCGGGAGTCCTGTCGGTGCTGTTTGGCGTGAGTCTGATTGCCTGGCCGGCTGCGGGGCTGATGAGCCTGATGTGGCTGGTGGGTTCATTCTCGATCGCGTTCGGGATCCTGCAATGCGTTCTGGCATTTCGGCTGAAAGCCGTCGGGCGGGAGATCCGGTCTGCCGGGGGGGCGAAGGACGCCGGCCAGTGA
- a CDS encoding bifunctional aminoglycoside phosphotransferase/ATP-binding protein — MPGPPSWLEALHRPDAYPHPTAAIRLVETHLSWVVLTGDWAYKLKKPIALGFVDFSTLDKRKACCEEELRLNRRTVPGIYDDVVTLVQTGSGPRFDKQGDVLEYAVRMHQFPQSDVLLSITDSGRLTPSQIEQLAHSIAAMHASAAVAPENSPFGKPATVRRYTEGCLPPVAAAISPDQAPKLDSLTRWVQEEATRLDQHFADRRQAGFIRECHGDLHLGNIVLVDGVPQPFDCIEFNAELRFIDVVSDLAFIFMDLVDHERPGSAWQLLNGWLTTTGDFSGLAALRYYVVYRALVRAKVAAIRLTQAGLTPNDIADTRKLLAGYLELADRQSRTTGHGLILMHGLSGSGKSCVARTLSLELGAVCIRSDVERKRNLASRATAGVSELYSGAAISDVYRRMLDPAAAILRAGLPVIVDATFLEMSHRLQFQRLADELGVPWALVTCEAPESVLEQRVQKRRSEGGDPSDATLEVLRLQRSSAAPLSATEIPRTHRCETSGAVDQVRLAAAVRSLLAFGATA; from the coding sequence ATGCCCGGCCCTCCTTCATGGCTCGAAGCCCTGCATCGCCCGGACGCCTATCCTCACCCCACGGCGGCCATCAGGCTCGTTGAAACTCACCTGTCGTGGGTCGTCCTGACGGGCGATTGGGCCTACAAGCTCAAGAAGCCCATCGCTCTCGGTTTCGTCGATTTCTCCACCCTCGACAAGCGCAAGGCCTGCTGTGAAGAAGAGCTTCGCCTGAATCGACGAACCGTGCCCGGCATCTACGATGATGTCGTCACACTCGTCCAGACCGGCTCCGGGCCGCGATTCGATAAACAGGGCGACGTCCTCGAATACGCCGTCAGGATGCATCAGTTCCCGCAGTCGGATGTCCTCCTGAGCATCACCGACTCCGGACGACTGACGCCATCGCAGATCGAGCAACTGGCCCATTCCATCGCCGCGATGCACGCCTCCGCCGCCGTCGCCCCGGAAAACTCCCCGTTTGGAAAGCCGGCGACCGTCCGCCGCTACACCGAAGGCTGCCTCCCTCCGGTCGCTGCTGCCATCAGTCCCGACCAGGCCCCCAAACTCGACTCCCTCACCCGCTGGGTGCAGGAGGAGGCGACGCGACTCGACCAGCACTTCGCCGACCGACGACAGGCCGGCTTCATCCGCGAATGCCACGGCGATCTCCACCTCGGCAACATCGTCCTGGTCGACGGAGTTCCGCAACCGTTCGACTGCATCGAGTTCAACGCGGAACTGCGGTTCATAGATGTCGTGAGCGACCTTGCCTTCATCTTCATGGATCTTGTCGACCACGAACGGCCGGGATCCGCGTGGCAGCTTCTCAACGGCTGGCTGACGACCACCGGCGATTTCTCCGGGCTGGCTGCGCTTCGCTACTACGTGGTGTATCGCGCACTCGTCCGAGCGAAGGTCGCCGCGATTCGCCTGACGCAGGCCGGCCTGACCCCGAATGACATCGCCGACACGCGAAAGCTGCTCGCCGGCTACCTCGAACTGGCCGATCGTCAGTCGCGGACGACCGGCCACGGCCTCATCCTCATGCATGGCCTGTCGGGAAGCGGCAAGTCGTGCGTCGCCCGCACCCTCTCCCTGGAACTCGGCGCGGTCTGCATCCGTTCAGATGTCGAGCGAAAACGGAATCTCGCATCTCGGGCGACCGCCGGCGTGTCGGAACTCTATTCCGGCGCTGCAATCTCCGATGTCTACCGTCGCATGCTCGATCCGGCCGCGGCGATCCTCAGGGCGGGCCTGCCGGTGATTGTCGACGCCACATTTCTTGAGATGTCGCATCGCCTGCAATTCCAGCGACTGGCGGATGAACTCGGCGTCCCCTGGGCGTTGGTCACCTGCGAAGCACCCGAATCGGTGCTGGAGCAACGCGTCCAGAAACGCCGGTCCGAGGGAGGCGACCCCTCGGACGCCACCCTCGAAGTCCTCCGGCTGCAGCGATCGTCGGCCGCCCCACTGTCCGCGACCGAGATTCCGCGGACGCACCGCTGCGAGACATCGGGAGCGGTCGATCAGGTGCGGCTGGCGGCCGCCGTGAGGTCGCTGCTCGCCTTTGGGGCGACCGCCTGA
- a CDS encoding ribonuclease D: MSATLITTQREFDELCSALRSAPAVAFDTEFVSEKYYKPKLCLMQFATDEVAAVVDPLAVPDLSAWWTIMAEAETPIIVHGGREEIRFCFRYAGARPKNLIDVQISEGLLTRTFPASYKNLVQRVMGKSVDSLQTRTDWEHRPLSDDQIEYALEDVQYLPRIWERQREQLTHLGRTDWAMGEFEHLVDAVAAESDREGWRRLPQANRFSPRELAVARELWNWREHYAQTIDRPARVAFRDDLMTEVARRRPRTVRDLNSTRGLQRRDYQRVADEIVAAVAAGLELPDDLLPPRQNGGKTTQHDDVLTKLTSLVLADRCAQMNIALSLVGTTSDVQDFVHWHVTERRRPPAPELMQGWRATVCGDLLHEILDGRVTFRVHNPKSGNPLRYERQEAPG, encoded by the coding sequence ATGTCCGCGACGCTGATTACGACTCAGCGGGAATTCGACGAATTGTGCTCCGCCCTGCGCAGTGCCCCCGCCGTCGCGTTTGACACCGAATTCGTTTCGGAAAAGTACTACAAGCCGAAGCTCTGCCTGATGCAGTTCGCGACCGACGAGGTCGCGGCGGTCGTCGATCCGCTGGCCGTGCCCGATCTTTCGGCGTGGTGGACGATCATGGCTGAGGCGGAAACGCCGATCATCGTCCATGGCGGCCGGGAAGAAATCCGCTTCTGTTTCCGGTACGCCGGGGCGCGACCGAAGAATTTGATCGATGTCCAGATCTCCGAAGGCCTGCTGACCCGAACGTTCCCCGCGTCTTACAAGAACCTCGTCCAGCGGGTGATGGGGAAGTCGGTCGACTCGCTGCAGACCCGGACCGACTGGGAACACCGCCCGTTGTCGGACGACCAGATCGAATATGCCCTCGAGGACGTCCAGTACCTGCCCAGGATCTGGGAAAGGCAGCGGGAACAGCTCACCCACCTGGGACGCACCGACTGGGCGATGGGTGAGTTCGAACACCTCGTCGACGCTGTGGCTGCTGAGAGCGACCGGGAAGGCTGGAGGCGGCTGCCACAGGCGAACCGGTTTTCGCCCCGTGAGCTGGCCGTCGCGCGCGAGCTGTGGAATTGGCGCGAACACTATGCCCAGACCATTGACCGCCCTGCCCGGGTCGCGTTTCGCGATGACCTGATGACTGAAGTGGCGCGGCGGCGGCCACGAACGGTTCGCGACCTCAATTCGACGCGAGGCCTGCAGCGCCGGGACTACCAGCGGGTGGCGGATGAGATTGTGGCGGCTGTCGCGGCCGGCCTGGAGCTTCCGGACGACCTGCTGCCGCCGCGTCAGAACGGCGGAAAGACGACGCAACATGATGATGTGCTGACGAAGTTGACGTCCTTGGTCCTGGCGGATCGCTGCGCCCAGATGAACATCGCGCTGAGCCTCGTCGGCACCACGTCGGACGTGCAGGACTTTGTCCACTGGCACGTGACCGAACGACGTCGGCCGCCCGCGCCGGAACTGATGCAGGGCTGGCGGGCCACCGTCTGTGGCGACCTGCTGCACGAGATTCTTGACGGCCGGGTCACCTTTCGCGTCCACAACCCAAAGAGCGGCAATCCGCTGCGTTATGAGCGTCAGGAGGCCCCGGGCTGA
- a CDS encoding 6-pyruvoyl trahydropterin synthase family protein encodes MTNPAPSPLASFRVRVTKDHLVFSAAHFITIGDWCERLHGHNWRVAAEVAGPLDGNHFVVDFIALRDQLQKLVDELDHSLLVPMKHPDIQVNVAGEEVEIRFQKRRWVIPTDECRLLPIAQTTAELLAQYLAQTLCERMGAALKGQTSLRLDVEENFGQWAICELPLAGPVPDRLE; translated from the coding sequence ATGACCAATCCCGCTCCCTCGCCGCTGGCCTCCTTCCGGGTCCGTGTGACGAAAGACCACCTGGTGTTTTCGGCCGCGCACTTCATCACGATCGGCGACTGGTGCGAACGACTCCACGGGCATAACTGGCGGGTCGCGGCGGAAGTCGCCGGCCCCCTCGATGGGAACCATTTCGTGGTGGATTTCATCGCCCTGCGGGACCAGTTGCAGAAGCTGGTCGACGAGCTCGATCATTCGCTGCTCGTGCCGATGAAGCATCCCGACATTCAGGTGAATGTCGCCGGGGAGGAAGTGGAAATCCGGTTCCAGAAGCGGCGATGGGTGATCCCGACGGATGAATGCCGGCTGCTGCCGATCGCCCAGACGACCGCGGAACTGCTCGCGCAGTACCTCGCCCAGACTCTGTGCGAACGGATGGGGGCCGCCCTCAAGGGCCAGACTTCGCTTCGACTCGACGTGGAAGAGAACTTCGGCCAATGGGCGATCTGCGAGTTACCGCTGGCGGGGCCGGTCCCGGACCGCCTGGAGTGA